Proteins encoded by one window of Culicoides brevitarsis isolate CSIRO-B50_1 chromosome 2, AGI_CSIRO_Cbre_v1, whole genome shotgun sequence:
- the LOC134830052 gene encoding protein farnesyltransferase/geranylgeranyltransferase type-1 subunit alpha has protein sequence MSSSDEDFPDDYVMYCNREDWSDVTPIPQDDGPNSVVKIMYSDKFVDVYDYFRAVVHAKEYSLRALGLTEDALRLNAANYSVWHYRRDILKALDLDLYEELNYVEEVIIDNPKNYQVWHHRRVIVEWLNDPKEELEFTAKILDMDAKNYHAWQHRQWAIKTFNLWDDELFYTDKLISQDIRNNSAWNQRFFVLQHTGFTEDVIDRELHYVMNRIKIIKNNESSWNYLRGILQRNEGGLTSNPDVVQFAEDLYAEGVHSPYLLAFLLDVYEEKCLANLKAEDFAETEKKFYDICEKLETKFDTIRAKYWRYLGESFKTKVLAAKVDV, from the coding sequence gTAACACCCATTCCGCAAGACGATGGCCCAAATTCCGTCGTAAAAATCATGTACAGCGATAAATTTGTGGatgtttatgattattttcggGCCGTTGTTCATGCCAAAGAGTATTCGTTGCGTGCTCTCGGGCTCACGGAAGACGCTTTACGGCTCAATGCTGCCAATTACTCGGTTTGGCACTACCGACGGgacattttaaaagctttagaCTTGGATTTGTACGAAGAACTAAACTATGTCGAGGAGGTAATCATCGATAAtccgaaaaattatcaagtttGGCATCACAGACGCGTCATTGTCGAGTGGTTGAACGACCCCAAAGAGGAACTCGAGTTCACGGCGAAGATTTTGGACATGGATGCGAAAAATTATCATGCCTGGCAGCATCGACAATGGGCCATCAAGACCTTCAACTTGTGGGATGACGAGTTATTTTACACGGACAAACTCATTTCGCAGGACATTCGGAATAATTCGGCGTGGAATCAGCGATTTTTTGTGCTGCAACACACGGGCTTCACGGAAGATGTCATCGATCGGGAGCTGCATTACGTGATGAACCGGATTAAGATAATTAAGAACAACGAGAGCTCCTGGAATTATTTGAGGGGTATTTTGCAGAGAAATGAAGGTGGTTTGACCTCGAATCCGGATGTCGTGCAGTTTGCGGAGGATTTGTACGCGGAAGGAGTTCATTCGCCGTATTTGTTGGCGTTTCTGTTGGATGTTTATGAGGAAAAATGTCTTGCCAACTTGAAAGCTGAAGATTTTGCCGAGACTGAAAAGAAGTTTTATGACATTTGTGAAAAGTTGGAGACGAAATTCGACACGATTCGAGCGAAATATTGGCGATATTTGGGCGAGAGCTTCAAAACGAAGGTCCTTGCGGCGAAAGTAGATgtttaa
- the LOC134829466 gene encoding grpE protein homolog, mitochondrial: MLASLRITRPATLLLRSTISLRPTSRPCSTKEEEKKEPLSETEQKLAEEVEKLTVSVAELTEKTKTLDDKYRRALADGENLRTRLTKQIEDAKLFGIQNFCKDLLVVADTLAIATESVPKDECDKNPHLKNLYEGLTMTKASLDQVFKRNGLAMINPLNEKFDPNLHEALFQQPVENVDPNTVVVVSKVGYKLHERCIRPALVGVSVAKQ; the protein is encoded by the coding sequence ATGTTGGCAAGTCTTCGCATAACGCGACCAGCAACCCTTTTGTTGCGCAGCACAATCTCGCTTCGCCCAACATCGAGGCCCTGCAGCACAAAAGAGGAAGAAAAGAAGGAACCTCTGTCGGAAACGGAGCAAAAACTCGCCGAAGAGGTCGAAAAATTGACGGTTTCCGTCGCAGAGTTGACAGAAAAAACCAAAACGCTCGACGACAAGTACCGACGAGCCCTTGCCGACGGCGAGAATCTCCGCACACGATTGACCAAACAAATTGAGGATGCAAAACTCTTCGGCATTCAGAATTTCTGCAAAGATTTACTCGTGGTGGCAGACACACTGGCGATCGCCACGGAATCCGTGCCCAAAGACGAGTGTGACAAAAATCCGCATTTGAAGAATTTGTATGAAGGACTCACGATGACAAAAGCCTCGCTCGATCAGGTCTTCAAGCGGAACGGATTGGCGATGATTAATCCGCTGAACGAGAAATTCGACCCAAATTTGCATGAAGCGCTATTCCAGCAGCCCGTGGAGAATGTCGACCCAAATACCGTAGTTGTAGTCAGCAAAGTAGGATATAAATTGCACGAACGGTGTATAAGGCCAGCTCTCGTCGGAGTTTCCGTGGCGaagcaataa
- the LOC134830486 gene encoding peroxisomal multifunctional enzyme type 2 codes for MSALRFDGKVAVVTGAGSGLGREYALLFASRGAKVVVNDLGGNFHGEGSSKQADVVVAEIKALGGEAVPNYNSVTDGEQIIKTAIEAYGRIDILVNNAGILRDKSFGNMSDNEWNAIYDVHLKGAYVTTRAAWPYFRKQKYGRVVMTSSNSGVYGNFGQANYSAAKLGLVGLANTLAIEGAKYNIHCNVIVPTAASRMTEGILPEIFFKELKPKLIAPVVVYLCHEECDDNGSIIESAAGWATKLHIVRGKGSFLRTSIESDVSPEYVRDAWSKVTDMTQAARFESNAEATGHLANILEELQQMKGKNSSQDGGYSDIFKFTSKDLILYALGVGACVRREGDLRYLYENYDGFGPLPTYFIQPGLMITLTSDIVGKALKKDIDLSQVFHGEQFLEVLGPLPTEGELKTNAYVADVLDKRSGAVIIVNAETSDLAGNPIVRTQSSVFVVGAGNFGGKKDSDKLIATVAEPKSKPDATIEIKTSVNAAALFRLSGDLNPMHIDPGFSMIAGHKIPIMHGLCTMGLSVKAILAKYAGNQANLLKAVKARFSKPVIPGQTLLVHTWRTGTRIIFKTSVLETGADVLVGGYVDLRSVVENKTAAKKLESDAVFDGMQAKIDAKLEQVKKINGVFLYRILDNGAVAKEWTLDLKNGKIHEGKLDRVKIDTTLSVEDKTLMEIATGKLNPQAAFMKGKLKITGNIMLTQKLLPLLKEEGIGANKTSGTTLQSDAIFNGIQDKINAQPEKAKSVNGVFLYKILHDGKVVKEWTLDLKNGKIHKGHAKDIKIDTTLTVADSDLVEIATGKLNPQSAFMKGKLKITGNIMLTQKLVPLLKNEAKL; via the exons ATGTCAGCATTAAGGTTTGATGGAAAAGTTGCTGTCGTCACCGGAGCTGGCTCTGGTTTGGGCCGGGAATATGCCTTGCTATTTGCTTCTAGAGGTGCAAAGGTCGTC gtAAACGATTTGGGAGGAAATTTCCACGGCGAAGGTAGCTCAAAGCAAGCCGATGTCGTAGTTGCTGAAATCAAAGCACTGGGAGGAGAAG CTGTTCCCAATTACAATTCCGTCACCGATGGCGAACAAATAATCAAAACAGCAATCGAGGCATATGGGCGCATTGACATTCTCGTGAACAATGCCGGGATTTTGCGGGACAAAAGTTTCGGGAACATGAGCGACAACGAGTGGAATGCCATTTATGATGTCCATTTAAAGGGAGCTTATGTCACAACTCGCGCTGCCTGGCCTTATTTCCGCAAACAAAAATACGGACGAGTCGTCATGACGAGCAGCAACTCTGGCGTTTACGGAAATTTCGGTCAAGCGAATTATTCGGCGGCGAAATTGGGACTTGTGGGACTGGCAAATACTTTGGCGATTGAAGGGGCGAAATACAACATTCATTGCAACGTCATAGTTCCAACAGCAGCGTCTCGCATGACGGAGGGAATTTTGCcggaaattttcttcaaagaaCTGAAACCGAAATTAATTGCTCCGGTGGTGGTTTATTTGTGTCACGAAGAGTGCGACGACAACGGAAGCATTATTGAAAGTGCTGCAGGCTGGGCGACGAAACTTCATATTGTTCGTGGCAAAGGCTCGTTTTTGAGAACTTCCATTGAGAGCGATGTCTCGCCCGAATATGTTCGAGATGCATGGAGTAAAGTAACTGACATGACCCAAGCAGCTCGATTTGAGTCAAATGCTGAAGCTACAGGACACTTAGCGAACATTTTGGAGGAATTGCAACAAATGAAAGGCAAAAATTCATCGCAAGATGGCGGATATTCGgatattttcaaattcacGTCGAAAGATTTGATTTTATATGCACTTGGAGTGGGTGCCTGTGTCCGTCGTGAAGGCGATTTGCGATATTTGTACGAAAATTACGACGGATTTGGTCCCTTGCCGACATATTTCATCCAACCGGGTCTCATGATCACCTTAACGAGTGACATCGTGGGCAAAGCTCTGAAAAAAGACATTGATTTATCGCAAGTTTTCCATGGAGAGCAATTTTTAGAGGTACTTGGACCTTTACCAACCGAAGGAGAGTTAAAAACGAACGCTTATGTCGCGGATGTGCTTGACAAAAGATCCGGCGCCGTCATTATTGTAAATGCCGAGACGTCAGATTTAGCTGGGAATCCCATTGTTCGTACCCAGAGCAGCGTTTTCGTTGTCGGAGCGGGAAATTTTGGCGGCAAAAAGGACTCTGACAAGTTAATTGCCACAGTTGCCGAGCCAAAATCCAAGCCAGATGCCACGATTGAGATAAAAACGTCTGTAAATGCGGCGGCTCTCTTCCGACTCTCGGGAGATTTGAATCCGATGCATATCGATCCCGGCTTTTCCATGATCGCCGGGCATAAGATACCAATTATGCACGGTTTGTGCACGATGGGCCTTTCGGTGAAGGCGATCTTAGCAAAATACGCGGGAAATCAAGCAAATTTGTTGAAAGCGGTCAAAGCGAGGTTCTCTAAGCCCGTGATTCCGGGCCAAACGTTGCTCGTTCACACCTGGCGCACTGGAACACGGATCATTTTTAAGACTTCCGTGCTCGAAACTGGCGCTGATGTCTTAGTTGGAGGTTATGTCGACCTCAGATCTGTCGTTGAGAACAAAACTGCAGCGAAAAAGCTCGAAAGTGACGCCGTTTTTGATGGGATGCAAGCTAAAATCGACGCCAAATTGgaacaagttaaaaaaattaacggagTTTTCTTGTATAGAATTCTCGATAATGGCGCCGTTGCCAAAGAATGGACTTTAGACCTGAAAAACGGTAAAATCCACGAAGGCAAATTGGATCGCGTTAAAATCGATACGACGTTATCGGTGGAAGATAAGACACTCATGGAGATTGCGACGGGCAAATTGAATCCGCAAGCAGCATTCATGAAAGGCAAGTTGAAGATAACAGGCAACATCATGTTGACGCAAAAATTACTCCCGCTCCTGAAGGAAGAAGGCATTGGCGCGAACAAAACTTCAGGCACCACGTTACAAAGTGACGCCATTTTCAACGGAATCCAAGATAAAATCAACGCGCAACCGGAAAAAGCCAAATCCGTTAACGGagtatttttgtacaaaattttgcaCGACGGGAAAGTCGTCAAGGAATGGACTTTAGACctgaaaaatggcaaaatccACAAAGGACATGCAAAAGATATCAAAATTGACACGACTTTGACGGTGGCTGATTCAGATTTGGTTGAAATTGCAACCGGAAAGTTGAATCCGCAATCAGCTTTTATGAAGGGAAAGTTGAAGATTACCGGAAATATCATGTTGACGCAAAAGTTGGTTCCATTGTTGAAAAACGAAGCGAAATTATAA